In one Echinicola marina genomic region, the following are encoded:
- a CDS encoding glycosyltransferase, which yields MDMNLLVFFFFGVLAVYSAVLLLLVHYWGKDKSSDTGIEQAFEYPVSLIIPFRNEVNNLPKLLSNLAKQEYASLQVVLVDDHSEDGGGEYVKEWLKSKAQDNFLLIQSQGQGKKAALESGVAVSNGLIVLTSDADCKLPAQWVKYMVKPFDDPKVQMVAGPVISKGGKKMFEDFQQIEWGSVLLMTKFFFQMGRPVMCSGANMGYRKAAFLHLRGYQGNHDCASGDDSFLLEKMSKRFGTDAIKYLSGKEILVRTKAQQNWKKLLFQRARWAKKWNKHQKWENAAGAIISALFTIFSLLSVFLLFGGAWMPLLFLLYWSIKVLVEYWSLNKVLKEYEMKLPFLSFMYTSFIHPLFVVAVVFLALFGNLTWKGR from the coding sequence ATGGACATGAATCTTTTGGTATTTTTCTTTTTTGGAGTTTTGGCAGTTTATTCAGCTGTTCTTTTGCTTTTGGTCCATTACTGGGGGAAAGACAAATCATCAGACACTGGGATTGAGCAGGCCTTTGAATATCCAGTTTCTTTGATCATACCTTTTAGAAATGAGGTCAATAATCTACCAAAACTATTGTCAAATTTGGCAAAGCAGGAATACGCTAGTTTGCAGGTTGTTTTGGTGGATGATCATAGTGAAGATGGAGGAGGAGAATATGTGAAAGAGTGGCTTAAGAGCAAAGCCCAAGACAATTTTCTGTTGATCCAAAGCCAAGGACAAGGAAAGAAGGCCGCCCTTGAAAGTGGAGTGGCAGTCTCCAATGGGCTGATTGTGCTAACCTCAGATGCAGATTGTAAGTTGCCTGCCCAATGGGTGAAGTATATGGTGAAGCCCTTTGATGATCCAAAGGTGCAAATGGTAGCTGGGCCAGTGATATCAAAGGGTGGAAAGAAAATGTTTGAGGATTTTCAACAGATAGAATGGGGAAGTGTTTTATTGATGACCAAATTCTTTTTTCAAATGGGCCGGCCAGTGATGTGCAGTGGTGCCAATATGGGCTATAGAAAAGCAGCTTTTCTACATTTGAGGGGATATCAGGGTAATCATGATTGTGCTTCAGGAGATGATTCCTTTTTGCTTGAAAAAATGAGCAAGCGCTTTGGTACTGATGCTATCAAGTATCTTTCTGGAAAAGAGATTTTGGTGCGCACCAAGGCCCAGCAAAACTGGAAGAAACTATTGTTTCAACGTGCCAGATGGGCCAAAAAATGGAATAAACACCAAAAATGGGAAAATGCAGCAGGAGCTATCATAAGTGCTTTGTTTACCATCTTCAGTTTGTTAAGTGTATTTTTATTATTTGGAGGAGCCTGGATGCCCTTGCTGTTTTTGCTTTACTGGTCAATAAAGGTTTTGGTGGAGTATTGGTCCTTGAATAAAGTATTAAAGGAATACGAAATGAAATTGCCCTTTTTAAGTTTTATGTACACCAGTTTCATTCATCCATTATTTGTGGTTGCTGTCGTGTTTTTGGCTTTGTTTGGAAACTTGACTTGGAAGGGGAGATAA
- the ruvC gene encoding crossover junction endodeoxyribonuclease RuvC produces MGKIAKKELKEQIILGIDPGTNIMGYGLILVRGNKYETLQYGVIHLKKYGSHELKLKKIFERITGIIDEFLPDKVALEAPFYGQNVQSMLKLGRAQGVAMAAALARDIPIAEYSPKKVKQSVTGNGNASKEQVAEMLKTLLKIESIPKLLDATDALAVALCHHFHDGRLQSRGRSAGWKSFLEENPDRIK; encoded by the coding sequence ATGGGCAAAATAGCGAAAAAGGAGCTTAAAGAACAAATCATTTTGGGAATTGATCCAGGCACCAATATTATGGGATATGGCCTGATCTTGGTAAGAGGCAACAAATACGAAACCCTTCAATATGGCGTGATACACCTGAAGAAATACGGTTCCCATGAACTTAAACTCAAAAAGATTTTTGAGCGCATCACAGGGATCATTGATGAATTTCTCCCGGACAAAGTAGCCCTTGAAGCTCCCTTTTATGGTCAAAATGTCCAATCCATGCTCAAGCTAGGCAGGGCCCAAGGAGTAGCAATGGCAGCAGCACTAGCCAGAGATATACCCATAGCCGAATATTCTCCCAAGAAAGTCAAGCAATCTGTAACTGGCAATGGCAATGCCTCCAAGGAACAGGTCGCTGAAATGCTCAAAACCCTCCTAAAAATAGAATCCATCCCCAAACTACTGGATGCCACCGATGCTTTGGCGGTAGCCCTTTGTCACCATTTTCATGATGGTAGACTACAAAGTCGTGGCCGATCAGCAGGTTGGAAATCATTCCTTGAAGAAAACCCCGACAGGATTAAATAG
- the thiL gene encoding thiamine-phosphate kinase produces the protein MSEKRTEIGEIGEFGLIDQLNSKIQIRHQDTLKGIGDDAAVLDAEDKVKVVTTDLLLEGVHFDLSYAPLHHLGFKAVAVNISDIAAMNAIPKQITVSIALSNRFSVEAVEALYAGINAAAEHYNVDVIGGDTTSSRSGLVISVTAIGEVEKGKEVYRSGAKVNDIICVTGDLGGALIGLQVLEREKEVFMADPNMKPQLDKYAYITGRQLKPDARMDIIHELKELGVVPTSMMDVSDGLASELFHICKQSKVGVMIYEDKLPIDKQTYDTAVEFNLDPITCVLNGGEDYELVFTINQDDFYKLEKHPDIHFIGHVTKEEEGKFMVTKSETAVQLKAQGWVHF, from the coding sequence ATGAGTGAAAAGAGAACAGAAATAGGAGAAATCGGGGAATTTGGCCTGATAGATCAATTGAATAGTAAAATACAAATAAGGCATCAGGATACTTTGAAGGGAATTGGTGATGATGCTGCAGTATTGGATGCTGAAGATAAGGTAAAGGTGGTGACCACCGACCTGTTATTGGAAGGAGTGCATTTTGATCTTTCTTATGCTCCCTTGCATCATTTAGGATTTAAAGCTGTGGCGGTAAATATTTCTGATATTGCAGCCATGAACGCCATCCCCAAGCAGATAACTGTAAGTATTGCCCTCAGCAATAGGTTTTCAGTAGAGGCAGTAGAGGCTTTGTATGCAGGAATAAATGCAGCTGCAGAACATTATAATGTGGATGTGATTGGTGGGGACACCACTTCTTCCAGGTCTGGTCTGGTGATTTCTGTGACAGCCATTGGCGAGGTGGAAAAAGGAAAGGAAGTTTATAGGTCTGGAGCCAAAGTTAATGATATCATTTGTGTGACAGGTGATCTTGGAGGGGCTTTGATAGGCTTGCAAGTATTGGAGAGGGAAAAGGAGGTTTTTATGGCTGACCCAAACATGAAACCTCAATTAGACAAATATGCCTATATCACAGGAAGGCAGTTGAAGCCAGATGCAAGAATGGATATTATCCACGAGTTAAAGGAATTGGGCGTGGTACCTACTTCCATGATGGATGTTTCTGATGGCTTGGCATCTGAGCTATTCCATATTTGTAAGCAGTCCAAGGTGGGGGTGATGATCTATGAAGATAAACTACCAATAGATAAGCAGACTTATGATACTGCAGTGGAGTTTAATTTAGATCCAATTACTTGTGTGTTGAATGGTGGTGAGGATTATGAATTGGTATTTACCATCAACCAGGATGATTTTTATAAATTGGAGAAGCATCCGGATATTCATTTTATCGGTCATGTAACGAAGGAAGAAGAAGGTAAGTTTATGGTCACCAAGAGTGAAACCGCTGTTCAGTTAAAGGCTCAGGGCTGGGTGCATTTTTAA
- the mce gene encoding methylmalonyl-CoA epimerase, producing MRKIEHLGIAVKDLKKSNELFEKLLGKEAYKEESVESEGVITSFFKVGDTKIELLQANEQESAISKFIEKRAEGIHHVAFAVDDIYAEIKRLKAVGFEVLNEEPKRGADHKLVVFLHPRSTNGVLVELCQDVGSTKYKVGGTK from the coding sequence ATGAGAAAAATTGAGCACTTGGGAATAGCTGTAAAAGACCTTAAAAAATCCAATGAATTGTTTGAAAAGCTCCTAGGAAAGGAAGCATATAAAGAAGAGTCTGTGGAAAGTGAGGGAGTGATCACTTCTTTTTTTAAAGTAGGTGATACCAAAATTGAATTACTTCAAGCCAATGAGCAAGAAAGTGCCATTTCAAAGTTTATTGAAAAAAGGGCAGAGGGAATTCATCATGTGGCTTTTGCAGTAGATGATATTTATGCAGAAATCAAACGTTTAAAGGCTGTGGGCTTCGAAGTACTCAATGAAGAGCCAAAAAGAGGGGCAGATCATAAATTAGTTGTATTTTTGCATCCGCGTTCTACCAATGGTGTATTGGTAGAGCTTTGTCAAGATGTTGGAAGTACAAAGTACAAAGTAGGAGGTACGAAGTAG